From Leptospira ellinghausenii, the proteins below share one genomic window:
- a CDS encoding helix-turn-helix domain-containing protein: MVDSEAKKKKMVLSRENVHLNGQMKLIKEKAELIRRIQAKMKTDGRTIRQLAADTNLSKSQIHKLVVDEHPNVSLDHVLIVCQELRIPYELSYKP; the protein is encoded by the coding sequence TTGGTCGATTCAGAAGCAAAAAAAAAGAAAATGGTGTTATCTAGGGAAAACGTCCATTTAAATGGACAGATGAAGCTGATAAAAGAAAAAGCCGAATTAATTCGGAGGATTCAAGCTAAGATGAAAACTGACGGACGGACTATTCGTCAGTTGGCAGCTGATACAAATTTATCCAAATCTCAAATTCACAAGCTCGTTGTAGACGAGCATCCGAATGTCTCGCTTGATCATGTTTTAATAGTGTGCCAGGAGCTTCGAATTCCCTACGAACTTAGTTATAAGCCTTAA
- a CDS encoding tyrosine-type recombinase/integrase gives MLGKGLTDETMRNLFHKFSSPKDERQLRDRIIFLLASSTGLRAKELVNLRFSNLIKSPEGEILVKYVKKGGTYGFSVILKELISEVKEYHKFINVESDFFILSLKMKNRKNRNPLTTRGLQLIINEWNVMTASGRKIHPHSLRHTVAQKIFDNFGSIAAQKVLGHSSANTTSNYYTRPYFNAGSVLNWKNPDSMKVRISKKLPT, from the coding sequence ATGTTGGGGAAGGGATTGACTGACGAAACTATGCGAAACCTTTTTCACAAATTTTCTAGTCCAAAAGATGAAAGGCAATTGAGAGATCGTATCATATTTCTTTTGGCTTCCTCAACAGGGCTTAGGGCAAAAGAATTGGTGAATCTAAGGTTTTCTAATCTAATAAAAAGTCCTGAAGGAGAAATCTTAGTCAAATACGTAAAAAAAGGAGGGACATACGGATTTTCTGTAATTTTGAAGGAATTGATTTCAGAAGTGAAGGAATATCACAAATTCATCAATGTTGAATCTGATTTCTTTATTCTCAGCTTAAAAATGAAGAATCGGAAAAATAGAAATCCGTTAACAACAAGAGGACTACAACTTATAATCAATGAATGGAACGTCATGACTGCTTCTGGTAGGAAAATTCATCCTCACTCTCTACGACATACAGTTGCACAAAAAATATTCGATAATTTTGGTTCCATTGCAGCACAGAAAGTTCTTGGTCACAGTTCAGCCAATACAACATCCAATTACTACACAAGACCATATTTTAACGCCGGTTCAGTCCTTAATTGGAAAAATCCTGATTCAATGAAAGTTAGAATAAGCAAAAAACTACCAACTTAA
- a CDS encoding helix-turn-helix domain-containing protein, translating into MDFKSFADQVAKNIKKIRTEKGMSQEEVSGLEMGVRTYQRIENGINPPNLESIFKIAKSLGVQPRDLLDIPSNSPKTKKN; encoded by the coding sequence ATGGATTTTAAGTCATTTGCAGACCAAGTAGCGAAAAATATTAAAAAAATTAGAACAGAAAAAGGTATGTCCCAGGAAGAAGTTTCTGGTCTAGAAATGGGTGTCCGAACCTACCAGCGTATTGAAAACGGTATTAATCCACCAAATTTGGAATCCATTTTCAAAATTGCAAAATCTCTAGGTGTTCAACCACGAGACCTACTTGATATTCCATCTAACTCGCCGAAAACTAAAAAGAATTAA
- a CDS encoding tetraspanin family protein, which yields MGNNSFNTLLDLYQTAKISETNRNTNLLFQAAMEQNELILQLQKQIENAQAHSNRIAVQQLEVQLRDEMTKHEQRLLKAFIFNIEVILEDLSQLTKLEEYIFLNKEFTPILEHMPDAIERLENIEDKRVANKLYKKLDERLKLSKSAEKDFKKSDFYTLEKIENDIQNFVIPDEPKKEYVPDPQRIPYLGKYGVSTYLLILGSTITFLSFLGLFDSIKETGIRDNLVNIFFCLYLMAQIVILPFYYVIKRKNNHRTRDEIEAENQKIKAKNDEIRMEKQKVYDIEIQAFRDNETELKQLKLQKSELENRIKSEHSNYIHFLKKVLKMFSPNKFENLK from the coding sequence ATGGGTAACAATTCTTTTAACACACTGTTAGACCTTTATCAAACAGCCAAAATTTCTGAAACTAACCGAAATACAAATTTATTGTTTCAAGCGGCGATGGAACAAAATGAACTTATTCTGCAATTACAAAAGCAGATAGAAAACGCACAAGCTCATTCAAATCGAATTGCAGTTCAGCAATTAGAGGTTCAGTTACGTGATGAGATGACCAAACATGAACAAAGATTACTTAAAGCATTTATTTTTAATATTGAAGTTATTTTAGAAGATTTGTCGCAACTGACTAAGTTAGAAGAGTATATTTTTTTAAACAAAGAATTCACGCCTATTTTAGAGCACATGCCAGATGCAATAGAGAGACTTGAAAACATTGAAGATAAGAGAGTTGCAAATAAACTTTATAAAAAGTTAGATGAAAGATTAAAATTGTCAAAATCTGCAGAGAAGGATTTCAAAAAATCTGATTTCTATACGTTAGAAAAAATAGAAAACGATATTCAAAACTTTGTGATACCTGATGAACCCAAAAAGGAATATGTTCCTGATCCTCAAAGAATCCCATACCTTGGAAAATACGGAGTATCGACTTATCTTTTAATTTTAGGTTCAACTATAACATTCCTTTCATTTTTAGGTCTTTTTGACTCTATCAAAGAAACTGGTATAAGAGATAATCTAGTAAATATTTTCTTTTGCCTATATTTGATGGCTCAAATTGTAATTTTGCCTTTTTATTATGTTATTAAACGAAAAAATAATCATAGGACTAGAGATGAAATTGAAGCTGAAAATCAGAAAATAAAGGCAAAAAACGATGAAATTAGAATGGAAAAGCAAAAAGTTTACGATATTGAAATACAAGCTTTCCGCGACAATGAGACTGAATTAAAACAGCTCAAATTGCAGAAATCTGAATTAGAAAATAGAATTAAATCTGAGCATTCAAATTATATACATTTTCTAAAAAAGGTATTGAAAATGTTTTCTCCAAATAAATTTGAAAATTTAAAGTAA
- a CDS encoding metallophosphoesterase, translating into MKVLAIGDIHGRDVWKKIDFEYYDEVIFVGDYLDSRENLSDKVILKNLAGLILLQEKYQHIHFLIGNHDLQYTDVEFFNSVTEYRESYAKRAQKLLKKLKWKFAVQFDDVLYTHAGLHRKFYDLISEPNSRIADSINSFGFENQEIFLFTIGSKRGGSAEAGSPIWCDYGELLEEENPLPINQVFGHTATKGGRIAFKGQFYRQCIDILTKYPMVYEIIDGGIPIPMLIM; encoded by the coding sequence ATGAAAGTATTGGCGATTGGCGATATACATGGGCGTGATGTTTGGAAGAAAATTGATTTTGAATACTATGATGAAGTTATCTTTGTCGGTGATTATTTAGATTCTAGAGAAAATTTGTCAGACAAGGTAATTCTAAAAAATCTAGCGGGATTGATACTGCTTCAAGAGAAATACCAGCATATTCATTTTTTAATTGGTAACCACGATCTTCAATATACAGACGTCGAATTTTTTAATTCTGTCACTGAATACCGAGAATCATATGCTAAGAGAGCACAGAAGCTTCTGAAAAAACTAAAATGGAAGTTTGCGGTACAATTCGATGACGTTTTGTATACACATGCAGGATTACATCGAAAGTTCTATGATTTGATTTCTGAGCCAAATTCAAGGATTGCAGATTCAATTAACTCGTTTGGATTTGAGAATCAGGAAATTTTCTTATTCACAATAGGTAGCAAACGTGGGGGAAGTGCAGAAGCAGGTAGTCCCATCTGGTGCGATTACGGTGAATTATTGGAAGAAGAAAATCCACTCCCCATAAACCAGGTTTTTGGTCACACCGCGACAAAAGGTGGGAGAATTGCATTTAAAGGACAATTCTATCGGCAGTGTATCGATATTCTCACAAAGTATCCAATGGTTTATGAAATAATAGATGGTGGAATTCCAATTCCGATGCTAATCATGTAG